In Stigmatopora argus isolate UIUO_Sarg chromosome 17, RoL_Sarg_1.0, whole genome shotgun sequence, the following are encoded in one genomic region:
- the snx16 gene encoding sorting nexin-16 has protein sequence MASPFVPVPVPMDRDSSGCSNKLRRPTRASSLGSVSSSLQSSSAITSSNVGQPGKRCGSSNRQSRCTDRSSRSQTPPPQSSPVGQNGENGTFVPSEYSSCPRSISAPIESHQGVGEERPITPTVLGYEVMEERAKFTVYKVLVRKTTDESWVIFRRYADFSRLNEKLKDMFPGFRLALPPKRWFKDNYDNNFLEDRQLGLQAFLQNLVAHKDIANCQSVREFLCLDEPPGPFDSLEESRAFCETLEESNYRLQKELLEKQKEIGLLKESLREKEQALSLMEKQVNTECVTMESPCGLSAQGSESSGDADVESSAAEADQDMPNEHSGTCEVHLDRSSACWCGPSLSASPPIIQVTQLEQQRMGY, from the exons ATGGCGTCGCCGTTTGTCCCTGTCCCAGTACCCATGGACAGAGACTCATCAGGTTGTAGTAATAAACTGAGAAGGCCAACAAGAGCTTCCTCGCTTGGAAGTGTCTCTAGCAGCTTACAGTCTTCATCTGCAATAACCAGTTCAAATGTGGGCCAGCCTGGAAAAAGATGTGGAAGCTCCAATCGTCAGTCGCGTTGCACGGACAGAAGCAGTCGAAGCCAGACACCACCGCCTCAAAGTAGCCCTGTCgggcaaaatggagaaaatggaACTTTTGTACCCTCAGAGTATTCCAGTTGTCCCCGTTCAATATCAGCTCCTATAGAAAGCCATCAAGGAGTAGGAGAGGAGAGACCAATAACTCCAACGGTGCTTGGATACGAGGTCATGGAGGAGAGGGCAAAGTTCACG GTCTATAAGGTCCTTGTGAGGAAAACCACAGATGAGAGCTGGGTTATTTTCAGGAGGTATGCAGACTTTTCCAGACTGAATGAAAAG ttAAAAGATATGTTTCCAGGCTTTCGGCTTGCACTGCCCCCTAAAAGGTGGTTTAAAGATAATTATGACAACAATTTCTTGGAAGACAGACAGTTGGGACTTCAAGCCTTTTTGCAAAACTTAGTTGCGCATAAAGACATCGCCAACTG CCAATCAGTGAGAGAGTTTTTATGCCTGGATGAGCCGCCAGGCCCCTTTGATAGTTTGGAAGAGAGCAGG GCTTTCTGTGAAACTCTGGAAGAAAGTAACTACCGTCTCCAGAAAGAATTGCTGGAGAAGCAAAAAGAGATTGGCTTGCTTAAAGAGAGTCTTCGGGAGAAAGAGCAAGCCCTTTCGCTAATGGAAAAGCAAGTGAA TACTGAGTGCGTGACTATGGAGTCTCCATGTGGTCTGTCAGCTCAGGGCAGTGAGAGCAGTGGAGATGCAGATGTGGAATCATCTGCTGCAGAGGCTGATCAGGACATGCCAAATGAACACAG TGGCACATGTGAAGTTCACCTGGATCGGTCGTCTGCCTGTTGGTGTGGGCCATCACTCAGTGCCTCTCCTCCAATCATCCAGGTCACCCAGCTCGAGCAACAGAGGATGGGTTATTAA